From the genome of Alicyclobacillus curvatus, one region includes:
- a CDS encoding DUF87 domain-containing protein — MAADWRVFVGRSWWGKPIHYNLRGRTPHVSIAGATGSGKSEFLKLLLYSACQKQDERNLEIHIIDLKGGATFSAWKHALQVKDIYRTTAEALGCLMAIEEGMWRRLDIINQARYAFRPDPWFKEIFVAIDEGGELSPEGAYGNEKQLRTACMHILSTLVRIGREPGVHIIHATQRPDADTLPTTIRSQLETRFCFRVAEDLDSRIVLRHNGAEDIPLIPGRMIMQTPNSEQLVQAAYVSPSQVITWLQSYKVATPYGAGTTLS, encoded by the coding sequence TTGGCCGCAGACTGGAGAGTGTTCGTCGGCCGCAGTTGGTGGGGCAAACCGATTCATTACAACCTGCGAGGCCGGACGCCGCACGTGTCGATAGCGGGAGCGACTGGCAGCGGGAAATCGGAGTTTCTGAAACTGCTGCTGTACTCAGCCTGTCAGAAGCAAGACGAGAGAAACTTGGAGATCCACATCATCGACCTAAAAGGCGGAGCAACGTTCTCAGCTTGGAAGCACGCACTGCAAGTCAAAGACATCTACCGGACGACAGCGGAAGCCCTTGGCTGCCTGATGGCGATTGAAGAGGGAATGTGGCGTCGACTCGACATCATCAACCAGGCGCGTTATGCGTTCCGGCCGGATCCGTGGTTCAAGGAGATATTTGTGGCCATTGATGAAGGCGGCGAGCTCTCGCCCGAGGGCGCATACGGAAACGAGAAACAGTTGAGAACCGCATGTATGCACATTCTGAGCACGCTAGTCCGCATCGGTCGGGAACCAGGCGTGCATATCATCCACGCGACGCAGCGGCCGGATGCAGACACACTGCCAACCACAATCCGTAGCCAGCTCGAGACCCGGTTCTGCTTCAGGGTGGCCGAAGACCTGGACAGTCGCATTGTTCTCCGTCACAACGGAGCTGAGGACATCCCACTTATACCAGGACGCATGATCATGCAGACGCCAAATAGTGAGCAGCTCGTCCAAGCAGCATATGTCAGCCCATCACAAGTCATCACATGGCTACAATCGTACAAAGTGGCAACGCCGTACGGCGCAGGCACCACCTTGTCTTAG
- a CDS encoding helix-turn-helix transcriptional regulator, whose protein sequence is MAERDINVSELADMTGLHKNTIVAIRTGDTTRPCTETRYAIARALNVKVNDIWTNA, encoded by the coding sequence ATGGCCGAACGCGACATTAATGTGAGTGAATTGGCAGACATGACGGGTTTGCATAAAAATACGATAGTCGCTATTCGAACCGGTGATACAACTCGTCCTTGTACTGAAACACGGTATGCCATAGCCCGTGCGCTCAACGTCAAAGTAAACGATATATGGACAAATGCGTAG
- a CDS encoding aspartyl-phosphate phosphatase Spo0E family protein: MQSTIIEYLREKMIRTAEEKGSLAHPDVITLSQHLDRFIVMLQRINLAMRTNPERNSSTIIQPFETTGKYLVSFKRGYLNRFTSDAIKHSASSSK, translated from the coding sequence ATGCAATCAACGATCATTGAGTACTTACGTGAAAAGATGATACGCACTGCAGAAGAGAAAGGCAGTCTAGCTCATCCAGACGTCATCACGCTGAGTCAACACTTAGATCGATTTATTGTCATGCTTCAGCGTATCAACCTGGCAATGCGTACAAATCCCGAGCGGAATAGTTCGACCATCATCCAGCCTTTTGAAACCACTGGTAAATACCTTGTCAGTTTCAAGCGTGGTTACCTGAATCGTTTTACAAGTGATGCAATAAAACACTCCGCATCATCCTCGAAATGA
- a CDS encoding terminase small subunit, whose translation MSLTPKQQAFCDYYIETGNATEAYKRAGYQAQDHVAEVNASRLLSNAKVREYIDERMKQKKNARIISQDRVLEFLSQVVEGEIEEEVVTFAADGTVQRTTKKPSVRDRSKAAELLGKRYLLWTDKQVVDSSQKVTIVEDMGVNGLDDVIEKGEDDESQPS comes from the coding sequence GTGAGTTTGACCCCGAAACAGCAAGCCTTCTGCGATTACTACATCGAAACAGGAAACGCCACGGAAGCGTACAAACGGGCTGGGTATCAAGCGCAAGACCATGTGGCAGAAGTAAACGCATCTCGACTGCTGAGTAATGCTAAGGTTCGCGAATACATTGATGAACGGATGAAACAAAAGAAAAACGCGCGAATCATCTCCCAAGACCGTGTATTAGAGTTCCTAAGCCAGGTAGTTGAGGGTGAAATCGAAGAAGAAGTCGTTACATTCGCGGCGGACGGCACGGTACAGCGCACAACCAAAAAGCCTTCTGTGAGGGACCGGAGCAAGGCGGCGGAATTGCTCGGCAAGCGGTACCTGCTCTGGACGGACAAGCAAGTGGTCGACAGCTCTCAGAAAGTAACCATTGTTGAGGATATGGGCGTCAATGGACTGGATGACGTAATTGAGAAGGGTGAGGACGATGAGAGTCAGCCTTCGTGA
- a CDS encoding PBSX family phage terminase large subunit, giving the protein MRVSLRDIVGSGYEEFWNFKGRYRVVKGGRASKKSTTTALWHIHHLMKHPEANLLVVRKTYASHKDSTYAQLKWAIQRLGVSHVWEAKLSPLEIRYKPTGQKILFRGLDDPMSITSITVDKGYLNYVWFEEAYQITNEDDFNKIDMSIRGDTGGLPKQLTLTLNPWSEKHWIKRRFYDDPASPGLVYYANPRNVLALTTTYQCNEFLGPDDLELFELMKQNNPRRYRIEGLGDWGIAEGAIYDNWQEVEFDKDEIAQRPGVVAVFAIDFGYTTDPTALIAALVDVQSRELWVFDEHHERALTNDRIAEMIKYHGYQKERIIADSSEPKSIDELKRYGIQNVRPANKGQDSVMNGIQFLQQFKMYIHPKCTNTIIELSNYVWSTDRDGSMVNKPIDEYNHLLDALRYACEPLNRGAKTTLIIPGQPVQVHIHGQSKTQLDPQEDAGHTVIVEDISAPGSLGSAVPAVARNRKASTVPTCSECGKEYTQRRGNTYFCPTHGWTGPAGFTFTSNPTMQDMLSTITGRKYL; this is encoded by the coding sequence ATGAGAGTCAGCCTTCGTGATATTGTCGGATCGGGCTACGAAGAGTTCTGGAACTTCAAGGGGAGATATCGTGTGGTCAAGGGCGGCCGTGCGTCGAAGAAGTCCACCACCACTGCACTCTGGCACATACACCACCTTATGAAGCATCCGGAAGCTAACCTCCTAGTCGTTCGGAAGACCTACGCAAGCCATAAAGATTCAACGTATGCACAGTTGAAATGGGCCATACAGCGCCTTGGCGTCTCTCATGTGTGGGAGGCAAAACTGAGCCCACTTGAGATACGGTACAAGCCAACCGGACAGAAGATACTGTTTAGGGGTTTGGACGACCCGATGAGCATCACGTCCATAACCGTGGACAAGGGGTATCTAAACTATGTGTGGTTCGAAGAGGCATACCAGATAACCAATGAGGATGACTTCAACAAGATAGACATGTCCATTCGTGGTGATACCGGGGGCTTACCGAAACAGTTGACCTTGACCCTCAACCCATGGTCGGAGAAACACTGGATTAAGCGGCGGTTTTACGATGACCCTGCCTCGCCGGGGTTAGTGTATTATGCAAATCCACGTAACGTTCTCGCCTTGACGACAACGTACCAATGTAACGAGTTTCTTGGTCCTGATGACCTGGAGTTGTTCGAGCTGATGAAGCAGAACAATCCGCGCCGCTACCGTATCGAGGGACTTGGTGATTGGGGTATTGCAGAAGGTGCCATCTACGACAACTGGCAAGAAGTCGAGTTTGACAAGGATGAGATCGCACAGCGCCCTGGTGTGGTGGCGGTGTTTGCGATTGACTTCGGATACACGACAGACCCGACGGCTTTGATAGCGGCCCTAGTGGACGTGCAGAGCCGAGAATTGTGGGTGTTCGATGAGCATCACGAACGAGCCCTGACGAACGACCGGATAGCCGAAATGATTAAATATCACGGTTACCAGAAGGAAAGAATCATCGCAGACTCGAGCGAACCGAAAAGTATCGACGAGTTGAAGCGGTACGGCATTCAAAACGTCCGGCCAGCAAACAAAGGACAGGACAGCGTAATGAACGGCATTCAGTTTCTACAGCAGTTCAAGATGTACATTCATCCGAAGTGTACAAACACGATCATTGAGCTTTCCAACTATGTCTGGTCGACAGACAGAGACGGTTCGATGGTGAACAAACCCATTGATGAGTACAATCATTTGCTCGATGCATTACGTTACGCTTGCGAACCGCTGAACCGCGGGGCAAAGACAACCTTGATCATCCCTGGTCAACCCGTGCAGGTACACATTCACGGACAATCAAAAACGCAGCTAGATCCTCAAGAAGATGCCGGACACACGGTCATCGTCGAAGATATTTCCGCCCCTGGTTCACTGGGCAGTGCTGTTCCGGCAGTGGCCAGAAACAGAAAGGCATCGACGGTACCAACCTGTTCAGAGTGCGGTAAGGAATACACGCAGCGCAGAGGAAACACTTACTTTTGCCCAACGCATGGATGGACTGGACCTGCTGGCTTCACGTTTACATCCAATCCCACGATGCAGGATATGCTGAGCACGATAACAGGGCGAAAATATCTATGA
- a CDS encoding ParA family protein → MATTITFAIQKGGAGKTTTAGLTAYMLSQRHRVLVVDTDSQGNVTELLTGADLETFREQTILEALQNGDVRPYIKAVSDTLHIVPSDNFFAIFSRWLYQEYERKGGTRLWYLLKDALSSVHDYYDYIIIDTPPALGDATANALATSDYVVILYEASKYCFTAVKNFIGTVEVIQESVNPDLKIAGLLRSIVDVRRKDNKFLIEEVVERYGEYCHIFDSIITRNAHVGRLNIEGFEGNPELSKAVSDFTPFYEELMKRVQR, encoded by the coding sequence GTGGCCACAACCATCACATTTGCGATCCAAAAAGGCGGAGCTGGTAAGACCACAACAGCAGGCCTCACCGCATATATGTTAAGCCAGAGGCATCGGGTACTCGTCGTGGATACAGATTCGCAGGGCAACGTCACGGAATTGCTTACCGGCGCTGATTTGGAGACTTTCCGTGAACAGACCATCCTTGAGGCACTTCAGAACGGGGACGTGCGGCCTTACATAAAGGCGGTCTCCGATACACTACATATCGTGCCGTCTGACAACTTTTTCGCAATCTTTTCACGCTGGTTATATCAAGAGTATGAGCGTAAGGGTGGGACACGCCTATGGTACCTGCTTAAAGATGCGCTATCCAGCGTACATGATTATTATGACTACATCATTATCGACACGCCGCCAGCACTCGGAGATGCGACCGCCAATGCACTGGCAACATCCGATTACGTGGTCATCCTGTATGAGGCATCGAAATACTGTTTTACAGCGGTAAAGAACTTCATTGGCACAGTCGAAGTCATCCAGGAATCAGTGAATCCCGATCTGAAGATAGCGGGATTACTGCGATCCATTGTTGATGTCCGGCGTAAAGATAACAAGTTCTTGATTGAAGAGGTCGTGGAACGTTACGGTGAATACTGCCACATTTTTGACTCCATCATCACCCGAAACGCGCATGTTGGACGACTAAACATCGAGGGTTTTGAAGGCAATCCCGAATTGTCTAAGGCGGTATCTGACTTCACACCTTTTTATGAGGAGCTGATGAAGCGTGTCCAGCGCTAA
- a CDS encoding type II toxin-antitoxin system HicA family toxin, with translation MSPHFPVMSGSEMIVLLRRAGFVQVSQKGSHVKMRHNDGRVAIVPNHKELAQGTLRSIVLRQAALSEEDFWRLIHQ, from the coding sequence ATGAGTCCGCATTTTCCGGTGATGTCTGGGTCTGAAATGATCGTGCTGCTGAGACGAGCAGGATTTGTCCAAGTGAGTCAGAAGGGCAGCCACGTAAAGATGCGACACAACGATGGGCGTGTAGCGATCGTTCCAAATCATAAGGAGTTGGCACAGGGAACTTTACGCTCGATTGTTTTAAGGCAGGCTGCTCTTTCTGAAGAGGATTTCTGGCGATTGATTCACCAGTGA
- a CDS encoding type II toxin-antitoxin system HicB family antitoxin, whose amino-acid sequence MGSDKRFRVTAAVTKEGKFYVARCLEVEVTSQGESLEEALNNLREALELYYEDQVDVEVPATPIIAPLDIEVRP is encoded by the coding sequence ATGGGTAGCGACAAGCGATTTCGTGTAACTGCGGCCGTGACCAAAGAGGGTAAGTTCTATGTAGCGCGTTGCCTTGAGGTGGAAGTGACCAGTCAAGGAGAAAGCCTGGAAGAAGCTCTGAACAATTTACGTGAGGCACTGGAACTTTATTACGAAGACCAGGTGGATGTGGAAGTTCCAGCGACACCAATTATTGCTCCTCTGGATATTGAGGTTCGCCCATGA
- a CDS encoding helix-turn-helix domain-containing protein: MVIDFFTPAEIAERLKINERTVHRWLNAGKLHGIKLEKHWRIRKEDFDAFITAHENKPSSNGPLSSLSSTHTEA; this comes from the coding sequence ATGGTGATTGACTTCTTCACACCAGCCGAAATTGCGGAACGTCTAAAAATAAACGAACGCACAGTTCACAGATGGCTCAACGCCGGAAAGCTACATGGTATCAAACTCGAAAAGCATTGGCGCATTCGCAAAGAGGATTTTGATGCCTTCATTACAGCCCACGAAAACAAACCAAGCAGCAATGGACCTTTGTCATCTTTATCATCCACACATACGGAGGCGTAA
- a CDS encoding tyrosine-type recombinase/integrase: MSELTIANERSLSLDVTEIHQKAREYAEASKASNTRKAYSNDWTSFATFCESAGVSPMPASSDTVVAYIIYLADVKGRKVSTIQRHLSSISVAHQTANCPTPTQTAQVRMVLSGMKNKYGIAQQAKKAAVIDDIRLMVKQIPDNRLGIRDRALLLIGFAGAFRRSELVALDMGDIELTEDGLTITIRRSKTDQEGKGRKLGVPYGSHRETCPVRAWLAWKETIREYDITEGAAFRSIDRHGNIKERLSDKAVALVVKRYAEAAELNASQYAGHSLRSGFATTAGKKHVSERAIMKQTGHKSTVMVRRYIQDGTLFEDNAAAEVGL; this comes from the coding sequence ATGAGCGAACTGACGATTGCGAATGAGCGTTCGCTGTCTCTTGATGTTACCGAAATCCATCAAAAGGCCAGGGAGTATGCTGAGGCGTCCAAAGCGAGTAACACTCGCAAAGCGTATTCCAATGATTGGACATCGTTCGCGACGTTTTGTGAATCTGCAGGTGTTTCGCCCATGCCGGCATCCTCAGACACGGTTGTTGCCTACATTATCTATTTGGCAGATGTGAAGGGTCGTAAGGTAAGCACCATTCAACGTCATCTCTCAAGTATCTCTGTTGCCCATCAGACTGCCAACTGCCCCACGCCAACGCAGACCGCCCAGGTACGCATGGTTCTGAGCGGGATGAAAAATAAGTACGGAATTGCACAACAAGCCAAGAAGGCTGCTGTCATCGACGATATTCGCTTGATGGTGAAACAGATTCCGGATAACAGATTAGGGATTCGGGATCGCGCGTTACTTCTCATCGGTTTTGCCGGTGCGTTTCGTCGCAGCGAATTAGTTGCGTTGGATATGGGTGACATCGAATTGACGGAAGACGGATTGACAATCACCATTCGCCGGTCGAAGACAGACCAAGAAGGGAAGGGGCGCAAGCTCGGTGTTCCATATGGAAGCCATCGCGAAACGTGCCCGGTCCGCGCGTGGCTGGCTTGGAAGGAAACCATACGTGAGTATGACATTACAGAAGGCGCTGCGTTCCGCTCCATTGACCGTCATGGGAACATTAAAGAACGTCTGAGCGATAAAGCTGTCGCACTCGTTGTCAAACGGTACGCTGAAGCGGCAGAGTTGAACGCGAGCCAATACGCGGGCCACAGTTTACGAAGTGGGTTTGCTACCACAGCCGGGAAGAAGCATGTAAGCGAACGAGCAATCATGAAACAAACCGGCCACAAGTCCACGGTCATGGTCCGTCGATATATCCAAGATGGAACTCTCTTTGAAGACAACGCCGCTGCGGAGGTTGGATTGTGA
- a CDS encoding helix-turn-helix transcriptional regulator, producing MTRIEFLRREQGFKQKELAEMVGDWACNLAQIERGHRRPWPRLRAAIAEALNVDEADLFDENGVPLGVDWQLPKQPAVV from the coding sequence TTGACTCGGATAGAGTTTTTAAGACGTGAACAAGGTTTCAAGCAAAAAGAGCTTGCGGAGATGGTTGGGGATTGGGCGTGTAATCTTGCCCAGATTGAAAGAGGGCACAGGAGACCTTGGCCTCGCCTTCGTGCAGCCATTGCTGAAGCCTTAAATGTGGATGAGGCAGACCTGTTTGACGAGAACGGGGTACCACTCGGTGTTGATTGGCAACTACCGAAACAACCTGCAGTTGTGTGA
- a CDS encoding bifunctional DNA primase/polymerase has translation MMTNEKAVTETAPTNITSSIVSDMERHERALLRIPWAIFPVKFKDKVPACANGRNDATTDWEDYQKLCKGPHNIGLATGEESDVWVLDVDVRKDGDKSFHHLIDKYGAFPYTVQSRTQSGGFHIFFRWDPKRPVKSRSDILPGIDTRGRGGYAVLPPSKGLEGKYEWIVPPIRNVVANAPEWLYEVLGSATQSPHGVADFQEVRSQRLKELQDIAAGVSHGARNSSAARLTGYLMRHIDAVVAERLLRAWDTLNTPPLGSELDNVIDSIARSELRRRGWSHE, from the coding sequence ATGATGACAAACGAAAAGGCCGTCACGGAAACGGCCCCAACCAACATCACCAGTTCTATTGTATCAGATATGGAACGGCATGAACGGGCTCTGCTGCGAATTCCATGGGCTATTTTCCCTGTAAAATTTAAGGACAAGGTTCCTGCATGTGCGAACGGTCGAAACGACGCCACAACCGATTGGGAGGATTACCAGAAGCTTTGTAAGGGACCCCATAATATCGGGCTAGCGACGGGCGAAGAATCCGACGTTTGGGTTCTGGACGTTGATGTTCGTAAAGATGGCGACAAGTCGTTCCATCACCTGATAGACAAGTATGGAGCTTTCCCATACACGGTACAGTCTCGGACACAATCCGGAGGCTTTCACATCTTCTTTCGATGGGACCCAAAACGTCCTGTAAAAAGCAGGTCGGACATCCTTCCGGGCATTGATACCAGGGGGCGTGGCGGTTATGCGGTTCTGCCCCCATCGAAGGGTTTGGAAGGTAAGTATGAATGGATTGTCCCCCCCATTCGGAACGTGGTTGCGAATGCCCCGGAATGGCTTTATGAAGTGCTCGGAAGCGCCACACAATCACCACACGGAGTTGCGGATTTTCAGGAGGTCCGTTCACAACGCCTGAAAGAGTTGCAAGACATTGCAGCCGGCGTATCACATGGTGCAAGAAACAGTTCTGCAGCACGATTGACTGGGTACTTAATGCGTCATATTGATGCGGTTGTCGCTGAACGTCTACTGCGTGCCTGGGATACTTTGAATACCCCACCACTCGGCTCAGAACTCGACAACGTGATTGATTCGATTGCGCGTTCTGAGTTGAGGCGCCGGGGGTGGAGTCATGAGTGA
- a CDS encoding DUF3987 domain-containing protein, which produces MSEVTEQLSRASFAGIVEKKPIAVKAPPLDVLPRDLREFIQVGADSLNCPTDFLFMPLLTTAGAAIGGARAGVPKPGWREYPVLWTGIIGSPAAGKSPALNLITSPIKDEQMRLVEEYNREMAEYREDLQEWSKNKKKDEKPDEPTQKLAFTTDCTTETLRDLLKERPNGVMLFQDELAGWIRGFNQYKTSGNDRQTWLSIWSAETVAAARKTSRVVLKHPLSLFWVGYSRMCCLF; this is translated from the coding sequence ATGAGTGAGGTAACAGAGCAACTATCCCGGGCATCTTTTGCGGGGATAGTTGAGAAGAAACCAATTGCAGTAAAAGCCCCACCTTTGGACGTTTTGCCACGCGATTTGCGCGAGTTCATTCAGGTGGGTGCAGATTCCTTAAATTGTCCTACAGACTTTTTGTTCATGCCTCTTCTGACAACAGCAGGCGCAGCAATCGGAGGTGCTCGAGCGGGGGTACCAAAGCCAGGATGGCGTGAATATCCGGTACTTTGGACAGGCATCATTGGTTCTCCAGCAGCCGGTAAGTCCCCGGCATTGAACTTGATTACATCGCCCATCAAAGACGAGCAAATGCGACTCGTGGAAGAGTACAACCGAGAAATGGCGGAGTACAGAGAAGACCTTCAGGAATGGTCGAAGAACAAGAAGAAAGACGAGAAGCCAGATGAACCAACACAGAAACTGGCCTTCACAACTGATTGCACGACAGAAACGTTACGCGATTTACTCAAGGAACGTCCCAACGGTGTGATGCTGTTCCAAGACGAGCTGGCCGGTTGGATTCGTGGGTTCAACCAGTACAAGACATCAGGAAATGACAGGCAAACATGGCTGTCCATCTGGTCAGCAGAAACGGTGGCCGCAGCACGGAAAACGTCTCGAGTGGTTCTGAAACACCCATTGTCCCTGTTTTGGGTGGGTTACAGCCGGATGTGTTGCCTGTTTTGA
- a CDS encoding DUF3987 domain-containing protein, with protein MGGLQPDVLPVLTSDGRDGFLARLLLIYPDRVPLHYTNTTLPYTSKAVWARYYKDLSKMLGKLGVGLEEKETVEMPFTEQATRIFSEWLNNVHLKEIDNGELSPMLEDAWAKLRSYLVRIAIIIQGLWHINGELKDRRIDDASVLNAIEVINYLKSHLRRSYDSLQVDPEEMLMQSILSWARRKGEEKDQFSFTPREIQQAGVLPSGINRSSRIKELLVSIKDHGYALVDDAYTLTIIA; from the coding sequence TTGGGTGGGTTACAGCCGGATGTGTTGCCTGTTTTGACGTCAGACGGACGTGATGGTTTTCTTGCCAGATTGCTTCTGATTTATCCAGATCGGGTGCCGTTACACTACACCAACACTACATTACCCTACACATCAAAAGCCGTTTGGGCCCGGTATTACAAGGATTTGTCCAAAATGTTGGGTAAGTTGGGTGTAGGGTTAGAAGAAAAAGAAACCGTAGAAATGCCATTCACAGAACAAGCAACAAGGATATTTTCAGAGTGGCTAAATAATGTACATCTTAAAGAAATTGACAATGGAGAACTATCTCCAATGTTAGAAGATGCTTGGGCTAAGTTAAGGTCTTATCTAGTCAGGATTGCCATAATTATACAAGGACTATGGCATATAAATGGAGAGTTAAAAGACCGAAGGATAGATGATGCTTCAGTATTAAATGCCATAGAGGTAATTAACTATCTGAAGAGTCATCTAAGAAGGTCTTATGACTCTCTACAGGTTGATCCTGAAGAAATGTTAATGCAGTCCATATTATCTTGGGCTAGACGTAAAGGTGAGGAAAAAGACCAGTTTTCCTTTACCCCAAGGGAAATACAACAGGCAGGAGTATTACCATCAGGTATCAATCGTTCCAGTAGGATTAAGGAGTTGTTGGTATCCATTAAAGACCATGGTTATGCCTTGGTCGATGATGCTTATACACTCACAATCATTGCTTAA
- a CDS encoding helix-turn-helix domain-containing protein: MAKVVQFPENEWSKQKETRKLLDTQNEKLINNISAVLSNAIGIRDIQPYTNEHKSVWETEGEILKQLRMARGLLVSHVAEGLGVSPGRVKRIEAGEPVRDALLLKKAYMLFVTHMSADAINQSWKAIGKTRGSAARQVVTKAE, from the coding sequence ATGGCTAAAGTCGTTCAGTTCCCGGAGAATGAGTGGTCGAAACAAAAAGAGACGAGGAAACTACTGGATACTCAAAACGAAAAGCTCATAAACAACATCAGTGCAGTTCTCTCAAATGCCATCGGAATCCGTGATATACAACCGTACACCAACGAACACAAGTCTGTGTGGGAGACCGAGGGGGAGATACTGAAACAGTTGCGCATGGCTAGAGGGCTTTTGGTTTCGCATGTGGCTGAAGGTCTTGGGGTGAGTCCTGGTCGAGTCAAACGTATTGAAGCGGGGGAACCGGTTCGTGATGCGTTGTTGCTGAAGAAGGCATATATGCTGTTCGTCACCCACATGTCTGCAGATGCAATAAATCAGTCATGGAAAGCGATAGGGAAAACTAGAGGTTCGGCGGCACGACAGGTGGTGACGAAAGCGGAATGA